From Gammaproteobacteria bacterium, a single genomic window includes:
- the secD gene encoding protein translocase subunit SecD, translating into MNHYPLWKNLLIVIILALGVYYASPNLYERSPVIQTSAIKAQPVDENLVAQISEQLDAAGISGYKIVQENDTIITKFANVEDQLKGKEIISSLEGYKSALNLRTFIPEWLQNSGGKAMSLGLDLMGGVYFLMEVDMDEAMENKYNQIRGDVIRILSKEKISKKGIKWDDGKLLVTFKSEELASNAFDKLRKQVADVSFKQRNLDGVETLIGTLKETSISEIKNKSIEQNISTIRSRVNEFGVSEPIVQKQGADRIVVQLPGVQDSSEIKDTLGSVATLEYRAVNMDSTQNAYQIHQSGKPAPLGYKIYFESDGQPVLLSNRIIVSGDQLIDATAGINQETGQPQVSVRLNSIGAKRMLDFTKDNVGNNMAVVYKDRELISTDPETGKKIYRPRETVISNAVINGVFSDRFQTSGSMTTKDASKLALLLRSGSLSAPVEIVRERTIGPSLGKENIEKGFKSVATGFVLVLVFMLIYYKVFGIVANIALTFNVVLMVALLSLLGATLTLPGIAGIVLTVGMAVDANILIFERIREELRLGNSPQGSIKAGYDKALSTIADANVTTFIAAIVLFAFGTGPIKGFAVTLSIGIVTSMFTAIMVSRAIVNLIYGRKRKLQSLSI; encoded by the coding sequence ATGAACCATTATCCATTATGGAAAAATCTTCTTATCGTCATTATTTTGGCATTGGGTGTGTATTATGCATCGCCGAATTTATACGAAAGAAGTCCGGTTATTCAAACCAGTGCAATTAAAGCACAACCGGTTGATGAAAACTTGGTTGCTCAAATTAGTGAACAATTGGATGCAGCAGGAATTTCCGGGTATAAAATTGTTCAGGAAAATGACACCATCATTACCAAATTTGCTAATGTAGAAGACCAGTTGAAAGGTAAAGAAATCATTAGTAGTCTGGAAGGTTATAAATCAGCATTAAACTTAAGGACTTTTATTCCTGAATGGTTGCAAAACTCGGGCGGAAAAGCTATGAGCTTGGGTTTGGATTTGATGGGTGGAGTTTACTTTCTGATGGAAGTGGATATGGACGAAGCCATGGAAAACAAATACAACCAGATTCGTGGTGATGTTATTCGTATTCTTTCAAAGGAAAAAATTTCTAAAAAAGGGATCAAATGGGATGATGGTAAACTATTGGTAACTTTTAAATCAGAAGAATTGGCATCTAATGCATTTGATAAATTAAGAAAGCAAGTAGCCGATGTGAGTTTTAAACAACGAAATCTGGATGGCGTTGAAACTTTGATTGGGACTTTGAAAGAGACCTCAATTTCTGAAATTAAAAACAAGTCGATTGAACAAAATATTTCGACAATCCGTAGCCGTGTTAATGAATTTGGTGTTTCAGAACCAATTGTTCAAAAACAAGGAGCGGATCGTATTGTTGTACAACTTCCGGGTGTGCAGGATTCTTCTGAAATTAAAGACACATTGGGTTCCGTGGCTACTTTGGAATATCGCGCAGTGAATATGGACTCAACACAAAATGCTTACCAAATTCATCAATCTGGCAAACCGGCACCTTTGGGCTATAAAATTTATTTTGAATCAGATGGTCAACCGGTTTTATTAAGTAATCGTATTATTGTTTCCGGAGATCAATTGATAGATGCAACTGCTGGAATCAACCAGGAAACAGGTCAACCACAAGTATCGGTTCGATTGAATAGTATTGGCGCAAAACGCATGCTTGATTTTACCAAGGATAATGTTGGTAATAATATGGCCGTTGTATATAAAGACCGTGAATTAATAAGTACCGATCCTGAAACCGGTAAAAAAATCTATCGCCCAAGAGAAACCGTTATTAGTAATGCGGTAATTAATGGAGTCTTTAGTGACCGTTTCCAAACATCAGGTTCAATGACAACAAAGGATGCGTCAAAACTGGCATTATTGTTACGTTCAGGCTCACTGTCAGCACCGGTTGAAATCGTCAGAGAAAGAACAATCGGACCTTCTTTAGGTAAGGAAAACATTGAAAAAGGTTTTAAATCTGTTGCTACAGGTTTCGTCCTGGTTTTGGTATTTATGCTAATTTACTACAAAGTTTTCGGTATTGTTGCGAATATTGCTTTGACATTTAATGTGGTATTAATGGTTGCCTTGTTGTCTCTATTAGGAGCGACATTAACTTTGCCGGGGATTGCCGGGATTGTATTAACCGTTGGTATGGCGGTGGATGCAAATATCTTGATTTTTGAGAGGATAAGAGAGGAGTTGAGACTTGGTAACTCCCCTCAAGGAAGCATTAAAGCCGGCTATGACAAGGCATTGTCAACTATTGCAGATGCCA